The genomic window TGCTTCTCACATGTCACATGAAAAGCCTTTGTCAGATCAAGCCCTTAAGTCTCGGAAATTAATTGAATACAGTCATACACCACGAGTAATGCCACAAATTTAAAAGTAGTtaaattttccactttttaaGTTAATTTCAGACTTGTGAAATCTCACTGTGATTTTTATAATCACTGATAATTGTACCAGTttcttctggcagctgctccaggccaAGACAAAGCAGTGTCTGAGAGGATGGAACAGCTGTCAGTGGGAGGAACAAACTGTTCCACACCTGCCACTGGTGGGAGACAACACAGGGCCATGACCACAGAGCAGCTCATGTAACAAACTCACagcttcccctttccctccagcAGCCCTTTTTGTAGGAACATTCCTAAGAAGTATGAAAGCACCTCCTAGAAGTCTACTAGAGCTCTTTGTTATGAAGTTATTTTGGCATGAGGTCACATGCAGGCTTGTACTTTTGCAAAATATATCCCGTAATGAGGAAGTCGTGCAATTGTAACTTTCTATTCCTCCACTTGTTGCTTTGGCATCTTGGTGGCCTCTTGGTTTAACTTTCACTTTGCCATCCTGTCTGTTACCAAGAGCTCCTGTATTATGTTAATTCTGAACATTACAAATTTATCTCCTAAATTTCACCCCTCACACTTTTATCAATGATGTGTGGAATCTTTACTGCATTCCATGCTTTCTCCATAATAATCCCTTCAACATAATTACAGATATTTCCTTCAAGTCACTGTCTATATCTGTGTTAGTTATGTTTTCTTACTGCCCTATAATCTATTATCACCAGTAAAACCCCTCAACGTCAACTTACAGTTCTTTGTCTAATGCTTTCCCATTCACCCAAAAgaacttttcatttcttttataGAGTCCAATCCATGGGTCTTGCTTTGTTATCTTCATCATGAAACTCTGCAGGAATAAACCCGTATGAGAAAAGAACTTCAGTGATCAAAATACAGTGTCTTTGATCCAGGGCTTGAAAGCAAATCTTGCCTTTCTCACAGaagaaacaatattaaaacCTAAATGTACAGAGTACTGGTGCCTTGGATAGGGTTCATTGACCTAGAGGGGGgctcttttaaaatatctagGCCTGCTGTCAAGGTTTGTAACTGATATGGAAGAATATATTCTCCTAGTTTTTTGTGCAGAGTGGAATCTTTCCTAATATTTTAGGATAATATAGAAAGAGATGCTCTCCTAATTCCAAAGGCCACAATTAACATATTTACCACCCTGTGTGTCATTAACCTATCTTGATAAAACAGTAGTTTAATTAAAGAGAAATGTGTTGAAATGCTGTTTACACTGATAGCTGCCTTCAACTTGAGTATGTACAGCCGTGAGCAGCACCAAATTTAACTCAGATAAACATTTTCTACATCAACTGATAAAAATGAAGCTTTCTGTTTTCAGGGAGAGGAGGCAGGAAGTTTTCTGCAGGCCCTGCACCAGCTTCCCAACTGTTCAGCTCAGGAGGCTGGAAGAACAGCTCCCTGGAAGTGAAATAGGGTGAAATCAGGCCCCCCTCTTGTTCCCTTACCAGTTCCTGCTGATTCTCGAGCACCAGGAGGGAAGCATTGTGCAAGGAGCAGTGGCTCTGACTGGAGTTCCAGTTGGCTTCATTCTCTGACAGGTAGTAGCATTTCCTCTGGAAATACAGCCAGCCTGATGGGCAGACTTCCAGGGAAGGACAGACAGGAACGTCTTTGGCCTTAGAACTGCTTActgggaaaagataaaaaaccaaaatacttcTTCCAAATGGAGAAGGATTCTGGAGTGTTTGAGTTTGCTTTCTGACTGCATCATCTAAAATAATCTCAGTCTAAATACAGCATTATTACCTTTGCCCAGCAGAAAACAATTGTTGTAAACTAGTTATATATTCTGGATCCTGCACCCTTATGGCTCCTGACATACCTTCAAAGGGATGATCAGGGACAGGTTGGTAGAAATAGCCAAGAGGGTGATAATAAAGTATCCTCCAAGGACTCttttacagaataaatattCCTGACAGTTTTTGAAAGTGTTGCTTCCTCACAGCTGAATTAATAGCTTTGCTGTTACAAAACTGATGGCAGAATTACACTAAGACTAAACTGAGCATTCCCCAATGTCCCTGCAACAAGTGGAGCCTGACCACTATTTTAATcaatacagaatcatagaatgatttgggttggaagggacattaaagatcattcagttccaacccgtgccatgggcagggacaccttccactatcccaggttgctcagagccccatccagcctggccttggacacttccagagatggggcagccacagcttctctgggcaacctgtgccagggtctgcccaccctcacagtgaagaattttttcctaatattaaatctaaacctgctctgtcagtttgaagccattccccttgtcctgtcactctagGCCCTTggaaaaagtccctctccagcttccttaTGGGCTCCCTGCAGCCACTGGAACGCCACAATTaagtcaccccaaagccttctcttctccaggctgaagggACTTCTGACGACCTAACACTCTGGTAATTTCTATTgctaattatattttcttttacaatgaCTTACCATACTGAATATACCAAATGAAAATGAGAATAGCAGCAAGAACAGCAGTGATCCCTCTCCAGAGCCAGATATTGGAGAGCAGAcctgaaaaaagaaacatcaggaattaaaaaacaaaatgaaacaaaaaagccacaaaaagtGGAGTCCAGGACCCACAGAGCTGTTCCAAAAGCAAAAGTAGCCCTCTGTGGAAAgcagcctgggagcagagctgaaggCTTGGCAAGTCTGAGACATTTAGCACAAGAATTCTGAGTTACTGTGAATTTTAATACATCATCCAGAACTTGATGATCACACAGCAAAGTGATCCAAAAAGCAAGAAACGAGCATGGAACAAATGAGGGTGGACAGGAAGTTCGGTATAGACCTCATGCCTATATGCGGCATGGataagtgaaataaaacaatCTTCAGCTCCGCAGCCCAGAACTTCTCATGAGAAACATCCAGCTTTATCCCGCAGCTTTTCAGggtctcctttccttctctgctgccttccagGGTTTTGGAGTTGGTAAGGACCCACCAACTTGCCGCTGTCCTGCCTTATATCCAACTCTGCAGGTGCTCCAAAGCGAGAGTCCCCTCTCGCTGCCAGTACAGGGGTCTTCAGCTGCCGGGACGCCGCAGAGCAGCAGTCAGGGCGCCCTATCCCCTCGCATCCGCTGCCGGGATGGGGAGAGTAGGAGCATCCCTGCCCCGGCACCGACGGCTCATTCCCCACGGCGCGCCCGCTTCCCGGCGGGGTGTCCTGGCTCCCTCTCGGCGGAGTGTCCTGGCTCAGCCCCGGCGGGGTGTCCGGGCTCTCCCCGGCGGGTGGTCCTAGCTGCCCCTCCCGGGTGTCCTGTCTGCCCCCCCAGGGTGTCCTGGCTCCCCCCGGGCGGGGTGTCCTGGCTCCCTCCCGGCGGGGTGTCCTGATTCATCCCCGGCGGGGTGTCCTGTCTCCACCCCGGCTCCAACCACGGCATCCCAACCCGgcccctctccctgtgccccttcACCTTTGCGGGAGACGCTGCGTCCGCTgctccctgggcatcccatgGGTGCGGACCCGCTGCCCCGCGGGCGCGGAGATCACGGGGCCGGAACCGCCCGGAGGTGGGGGCAGCCGGCCGAGATCCGCTGCCCTCGGTCCTGGTCCCGAACTCGAGGGTTGGAGACAGCCCGCCGGGATCCGCTTCCCGGAATCCGCTTCCCTCCCTTCTAGTCCCAGCCCCGAGGGTGGAGTAGCCGTCGGAATCCGCTACCCGGGATCCGCTTCTCTCGGTCCCGGCTCCGAGGGTGGAGCAGCCCGTCGGGATCCACTTCCCTCAGTCCCGGTCCCGGCTCCGAGGGTGGGGACAGCCCGCCGGAATCCGCTAGCCGGGATCCGCTTCTCTCGGTCCCGGCCCCGAGGGAGGGGACAGCCCGCCGCGATCCGCTACCTGGGATCCGCTACCCGGGATCCGCTTCTCTCGGTCCTGGTCCCGGCCCCgagggtgggcacagccagccGGGATCCGCTTCCCTCTGTCGCGGTCCCGGCCCCGAGGGTGGGCACAGACTGTCGGGATCCGCGTCTCGGAATCCGCTTCCCTCGGTCCTGGTCCCGGCCCCGAGGGTGGGCACAGACTGTCGGGATCCGCGTCTCGGAATCCGCTTCCCTCGGTCCTGGTCCCGGCCCCGAGGGTGGGCACAGCCTATCGCGATCCGTTTCTCTCGGTCCCGGCCCCGAGGGTGGGGAATTCTCGCCGGGATCCGCTTCCCTCGGTCCCGGTTCCTCCGGTGCATGGTCACGGTGCGTGGGCTCGGCGCCGAGCGGTGCTTTGTGTCGGAATAAATAAGTCTGTAATTCCCGTAAAATGGGAAATGGGAAGCGTTTTGAGAAGAACTTGGCCCTCCTCGCAGGTTTCAATTCTCTGACAGCAGTGAATTCCTGGACCTAGCACAGAAGGAGAAGGCTCTTaactggttttatttgtttatttagcatttatttatttatttccttttttttttttatatggaTGAGAAAGAATGTAGGGAGGAGGAGAGTAAAATCAAGTATTTAAATGCTGATCACTTAAAACTGGAGCTTTTTGTAAAACCTGGCCAGTGATTTTCCTCACCCAGGAGAGTGTAAAGGCTGATGATGCTGACTTTCCAGCTGTTAGGATGAAGTTACTGTGAATTTTAATTACATCACCCAGAACTTAGCCGAATAGCAAAGTAATTTCTGACACTcaagtgacaaaaaaaattaaaataaataaataaaaggaagaaatgagcATGGAACAGAAGTTGCATTGCTTGTCAATACAGACATTTCATCTGGTGTGTTTTGCACAATAACTGCTTTCCTTACAAAACAGATCTTGGCTGTGTTGCATGTTCAAATAGCCAGAGGAGCACAGCCCTCTTCAAGTCATTGTGTGGGCTCTGTGCAAGGCTGATAAGAAATTCAGCAACGGTTTATCCAAAACAAGCATCCTTCTGTGCCTGGGGAGGAAACCTTAAGTGGAAAAGCCTGAGAATGGAGGGTTACACTTCATGCTTTCACTGCAGTCTCCCATTACTTTGATTCTCAAGGATTCTGAGCAGTGGTCAGTTGTTGAAAATATCTCCAGGCATTTCTATTAACATAATACATAATAAAGAGCCATATGAAGTTTATATTTCCATGAATATAGTATGAATAGCTGCTGATTGTAGCCTTTGCCTGCAGCAGGTGatcatttcatagaatcacggAATCgactgagttggaaaagacctccgagatcatcaagtccaacctttggtccaactccagcccctttaccagatcatggctctcagtgccacggccaagctcaggttaaaaacctccagggatggggaatccaccccctctctgggcagcccattccaatgcctgattactctctctgaaaagaatttttttcttaaatgtcccctggcagagcttgagcctgcgcccccttgtcctattgctgagtgcctgggagaagagaccaacccccacctggccagaacttcccttcagggagttctagacagtgctgaggtcacctctgagcctcctcttctccaggctaaacaccccaagctccctcagcctctccccacagcacttgtgctccagtcctttccccagcctcgttgctcttctctggacctgctccagcccttcaagatctttcctgaactgaggggcccagaactgaacacgacactcaaggtgtggcctcaccaacgcagcGTACAGGGAAgaatccctgccctggtcctgctggccatgctattttttaGCAGTGGACTGGGGGAGCTGGACCAGCCAACATGCCTGGGATGGCACTTGAGAAGAAACAAGGTGAAGAAGAATCCAAAAGATCCATGCAATGAGGCTGCAAGCACAGTGGCTTTAGGGAGGTCAGGGAACTTCAGATtcccaggagagggaagagatgATGAGTCCCAAGAGCACAAGCTGCAGACACTTCAAAGGGTTTTGCAAGACATGAGTCCAGAGGGGCAGAGAATGAGAGTGGGATGTGGAATTAGGGCAGCAGAGAGGTTCAATACCACTTTCCTATAGAGCGTGTTTTGCATACAAGGAGACAATTCGATATGAATATCTGCAGTGGAATCTGGATGTCTGCACAGCTGGTATTCTAAGAACAGATTATTCAGCATTTATTCTCTCAGAAGGAGTCACTTGCTCTCTTACAATTCAGTCCTGCCTGCTGCTGAGGTCAAAAATAACATTGTGGCTTGTAACCACAGAGCATTCATGAGTGAGTACGCTTCTCATGCTCACCCACTGGTACAGAAGATAATTTTGGCAGCTGCAAGCAGTTCTCCAGGTTGACAAAAAACCCGAGAGCCATTGCATACTCATTTGTGAATAATTTCATTCTCTGAAACTATTATAGTTAATAACTCCAGTTGCTTATAATCAAGACACTCAGCTTTTACTTTCCCTGATCAGTTTGGCTGAGAAGCCCATAGACATTTTCTATTGAAGATTGATAAAAAACAGTGGAATGtcttaaaagacaaaaataacccCCCAACTGAATCACTGGAAAATTGATTTAAAACACTGCCATGATGTAGGGAGAAAGATGCAAACACTCTAAGTAAAAAGTAGTGCATTTTGTAGAAGAGATCTAACGGGACTGACTCGAAAAgttggattctgtgattctacttCCTACTACAACAAATAATATTGGTTTGCCTTTTATCACTcactaatcatagaatcatgagatggtttggattggaataGACTTTAAAAAactagttccaacccccctgccatgggcagggacatcttccactaggcCAGATTGCTCAGGCCTTGAACctttcagggatggagcatccatgactgctctgggcaacctgtgttCACTGGAACAAtgatgctgtggctgcagggactgAAAGAGATTACATGAATTATGAAGGTCTGTCAGTTATGCTGCTGTTGCAGTCCAAGACATATTTAGTCATCACTTAAATTTGAACTAAAAAAGCTAAAGATTCTTAAACTTTTGAGCCTTGGCGATGTAACAGTGCCTGGGGAAATGATGCCATAGCAGGGCATTTTTGACAGAATGAGCAATAAAACATCACTGAAGGTCCCTGAGACAATGTGGATACAAAGGGAGTTGGGATGATCCAGAAAATCCTCATCCGTGGAACACAACTTCCTGGCTCCTACTGCTCTGACTGCATTTCAGTGCACCAAACTGGTTCCTCCTCATCCCACAAGCAAACTGGGGGCAAAAGGCTGTTCCACAGAGGAAGGATCAAAATTCCATGTTCTTCTCGCTCCAAGAGCTCCTGTGCTGTCAGAGGGGACACTCATGGTGTGGCTGTTTCACAGCCAGACATCAAGAGAAGGGACTGAAGTGCATCCAAAACTTGCAGTGTTAGGCAAAAGTCTTGTGGCTGCCAGCTTCAAAACTGGTatgtaactttatttttctctttccttcctttcccaggAATTCCAGAGAAAGGAGAGTGGTTTAACAGAGACATCAGTATTGCAGAGCAGGCTGCGTGGCCCCATATTTCTGGACACTTCCCTGTGCCAGGTCTGAGGGCCACTGCAAACCTTCGTTTGACCACAGTGAGAACTTCTGAGGCACCAACCACAACAGAAACAGCTTCACTTCCTCTTCTTTGTCTCACACAACTGGGGTTTGCCTGGCTTGTCTTGGCCTCTGGTTATGGGAAATGAGGCAGAGAGTACCAGAACACATCAGTGCCCTCTGCAGAAGCCTCTGTAGTTCCCACTGGCAGCAGGGAACTGACCTGATGGCCCTGAGGCAACACTTACATAATAGAAAATTGTCAGTCTTTGGAGGAAATAGGTtcactgggcactgggatttattttataaaatatacttTCTAGTATAGTTTGTTCTAAATCAGAAAAGCGATGTCCTATATTGCACTACAGAAAGGAATACAGTAATAATAAAccatagaatggcctgggttggaagggaccttaaagatcatctcattccactccctttcatgggcagggacaccttccactatcccaggttgctcagagccctgtccagcctggtcttggacacctccagggatggggcagccagagttTCTCTGGGCAGGGCAATTTACCCTGCTCTGAGTTGACTGTGACAGTTCATCTCCACCTCCCTCCTCAGTCAACAGATTAAGTTTTAGTCCACAGGCTTTAGTTTGACCTTGAGAGATTTGTTCCCCAAACAAGACATTGACTTCTGATATTTTGGGGTGCTTTGGGAACTCTTGTGAAGCTTCCATATACCAGACAAGGTAATAATGTTATTGCTATTATTGAGCAGAAGGCACAGCTGTCATCTTGAAGAAATTACATTCTTCACACTGAAAATGACTTGAGGGAGGGTTGGAATATGGAAGGTAAAGCACCACAGTGTTGTAACAACATGAAAACTATACCAGTAAGCTGAATGAAAAgaggaatataaaaatataagcaAGACAGAGAGGTTAAGGTGAAAACCTAAGTTGCTATAAAGATATTTAATTGTCTTTATCTCCAGAACCTGATGGCCTGGTCATAATAACAATTAGTAGCTGTACTTTCGATAAATGTTATCTTCCAATAATCTCCCTGTATTTCTTTACAGATAACATGTGTTTCACCATAGAGAAAGCATCACATTAAGCACATTGAGAAGTCACTCACCACGTGAAGCCTTTGCAGCAACAAAGCACAAAAGGTTCCAGAAAGTCCAGCTGTAGGTTTTGCCTGTTGAGTTTGGTGTCACGACATCCCCTGCATGGGTAGCAGGTGTCTCCCCACAGGGTCTGCaggctgtgcctctgctccaggaagCTTTCAGAGGCcagcactgaagtgagactgtaCAGCCTCCTCATCAGCCAGAGCTGCTTGTCCTGATAGGTCCTTTTTTGAccaaagaggagaagaaagaggagcAGGTGCATGCGCAGAGCTCACCTGTCACTCTTGCAGTGACTGATCCTGACGTGGGCTCCACAGAGCTTCTCAACACACCTTCCTGTCCAGCATCCTGTGCATGTGTCTTGTGGCTACAGATGGGGGAGCAGAGCACCATCTGTCACACACAGGAAGAATTTCTGAGCTGCTCACACGGGTTGCTTTCCCTAATCTGGGTTAATTTAACAGCTTTTCTGCCCAGTGtttcctgctgcactgcaggAGGTGCTGTAGCCAGAACTGTCCTCTCTGGGGGACCAAAGCAAGAGAAGGATCTTGTGTGGGAAGTGCAGGGACAGTGTCCTGCTCTCAGATGTCTGCTTTGGAGAGCATGACCCTCTGGAGCCCACAGGGCTGCTTAGTGGAATGTACTGTGGGGCCACCTGGAGagcttccctctgctcctgggacTGACTGCTGCATCCCTGCACTTCCCTCTGCTTGGCATTTCAGGGAATAAAGCTGGGCTTTCCAAAGTACaaaggggtgtgtgtgtgaagatTTGGAAACTGCAGATGCTACTAATGCCAGAACAACCTCCCATCAAATGTGAACACGTGGAGACCATCAACTTCcatttacttctgtttttacATAACAACACTCTGTCATCAAGAGATGGACCACAAACAGACTTCTCATTACAAGTGTGTGTAtgacaggaaaaggagagaactTCCTCCTGAAAGTTCGAAGAGGAGGGAGATCTGACTGTCTCAGCCCAGAGTGTCATTGTAAGAACAtcagagggaggagagaaggacAAGGGGCACCAATAATGGCACAAAATGTCATTAACGCTGATTTGAACTTGCCTGAATCAGCCACACCCAGAGTGCAACAGGTCTCTGATGTCTCAGGTAGGTCACTTGGTGTGCTCTGAGCTTTCTTTGCATTCTTAAGTCTCTCTCTCAGATACTTTGAAAGAGTGCCTTGGAGCACCAAAGCCCCAAAGAGCACCAAGGAAATGGGagggccagtgctgggagaaaTGGGCAGGTGGGATGTCCAGATggggttgggattttttaaagagGGAGATTGTTATAATATCTACATTTCATTTGTGAAGGTtagggcggtcccatggtgtaatggtgagcactccggactctgatcacaaggtggtgagtttgagtctcagtggagaccgtaccgggcagttaaatgcctccctgccatcccgatcccgtcagatctccgatgctcagcagggtcagccccggttagtaccgggtgctgtagacagtcctgaggacttcactctcactgtccaagctcgctcggccatggcagatggaccttgggacttaaaaacggtggggccagttctgcgcacgctgtgcctcacctaaaatccactgtgcaggctggaagggcacacccccacctggggagagcccttcccaaatcttcgttcgcgaagtttgggCCATACATTTGTGAAGGTGCAACTGTGAGGAAGAGTCCCTTGTGTGATATTAAGAGTAGTTTTTATCAATTTTGGAGGCTGTTCCACAGCTGGACATCCACTGGCCCTGAACCAGGCCTGTTCTCCCCCAGCACACTGGGATTCCTGCAGCAAAGGCTCAGGATTGAGTGTCTGCTGTTGCTGGGCTTTGCAGCAGTGTCAGGCACAGGCTGTTTGTGctccctgagcacagcaggcaTTGCCTGGGGGCTTTTCCTCCTGCCCATGTCTGTGCAAACCACTGGTTTAATACATCAAGTGTAAAGTGTTTCATGGACAGGTTTAGTTGGATGTAGTACCAAAGCCTTTCTTGCCATCCCAGGCTTGTCTTTTGCAGAAAGTGTGACCCTTGcccatttgttttcaaatgggTGAGGTTTCCTACTGCCAAAGAAGCAGTTTCATCATCTCTAGCATCAGATAACTTCACAGCTAAATTGACTGGCAACCATAATAGAGGCCACGGGATTAAAAGagccattttccttttaatttaacCCATgtatttctgctgatttttaaataaatttctaaTTACAATATTCTCTGCTTTTACCTTTTGAGGAACCCCTACCaactcctctcctctcctctcctctcctctcctctcctctcctctcctctcctctcctctcctctcctctcctctcctctcctctcctctcctctcctctcctctcctctcctctcctctcctctcctctcctctcctctcctctcctctcctctcctctcctctcctctcctctcctctcctctcctctcctctcccctcccctcccctcccctcccctcccctcccctcccctcccctcccctcccctcccctcccctcccctccccttctctcccctcctctcctctcctctcctctcctctcctctcctctcctctcctctcctctcctctcctctcctctcctctcctctcctctcctctcctctcctctcctctcctctcctctcatctcctctcctctcctctcctctcctctcctctcctctcctctcctctcctctcctctcctctcctctcctctcctctcctctcctctcctctcctctcctctcctctcctctcctctcctctcctctcctctcctctcctctcctctcctctcctctcctctctttatGGACAATATTTCCCTGACATTATTTCTGTCTTACAGAACAGAGCTCAAAGCCCTGGCTTCTGTCTTCTTACCTTTTCCCACTCGTTTGCTATTTTCTGATTGATAGTGGATTGCCTGAATCAAGTCCAGTGTTCCCAAAGGAGTGACATTAATTTCATAAGCCAGCAGGAGGCACTTAAACTCAGAGAAAACCTTAACTGTGTAGTGCTAGAACCCAAAGGGCTCAGTGCTGTGTACCAGGATGGCTTTGAGTGTTTCATGAAATAACAACActgtttttcttacattttaccCACCCTTTATGTGTCCCTcccctttcttcctctttgcatgtttttttccttgcctgtttgtatttattcatttaaCCATCTAACCCCCCCAAATTCAGCTTGACCTGCAGTTTTCAGGCTTTGATGTTTCAGCCATTCTTGCCATTCATGTGTGGATGTGAATTGAATGAGACAGTCAAACAACCAGCAGCGCTGAATGAACAACTAGGCATGTATTCCTGTGATAGTTTCATGTGCAATACTTTCCCATTTCCCTCAGGGAATTCCTAAGGTTGATGTGTTTGTCTTTCCATACCTTTCCCACTCATCCCTTTCCTGCACTGCAGAGCCCCATCTCTGTCATCATTTACCACTTCCTTCCTCAGAACCTTCTCCTGTACTATTTTTGAAATTAGGATGGAAGAACTACAGGGACCATTGAAGGGAGAGGCAAAACAAGGAGTTATCAAACCATGTGGCAGAGAAACCATCCCTGATTTTTGataattttccttctgaataATTCCTAATACGAGAGGCTGTAGAGTCACCATTGTAGGAGATCTTCAAAACCTGCCTGTGCCTGGTCCTGGCTACTCTACTCTGGCCAGCACTGCTTGAGCAGGGCAGTTGGAGGAGGTGATGTGAGAAGGTCACttcaacctaaaccattctgggCCTCTGtggtcagggcaggagggcttATATTGAGAGATCTCCTCCAGAATATTTTCTGGGTTTGAGTTCACATTAGATCTGTTACCTTCTGAACCCTAGGTGCAAAGAGAGCCCTAAGAGTGGAAGGAAAAACCACTGCCAATCCATCTTTCTCCAACCTCATGTCCCTTGGAATTGGTTACTATAtctaaggggtttttttttgggctGTCTGTTCTTTCAGTTCATGTGTCTCTACACAAGGAACTTTATTGAAATTGAAGATCCACTCAGGTTTTGCTCAGTTAACAAAGGATTAATTCAGCTTCTCTACCATGACCTTATCTCCTGAATGTTTCCT from Pithys albifrons albifrons isolate INPA30051 chromosome 3, PitAlb_v1, whole genome shotgun sequence includes these protein-coding regions:
- the LOC139670219 gene encoding C-type lectin domain family 2 member L-like; protein product: MGCPGSSGRSVSRKGLLSNIWLWRGITAVLAAILIFIWYIQYVSSSKAKDVPVCPSLEVCPSGWLYFQRKCYYLSENEANWNSSQSHCSLHNASLLVLENQQELSFMMKITKQDPWIGLYKRNEKFFWVNGKALDKELVEIKGSGDCAYLESKGVSASGCCLTRKWVCSLNISSAP